The Vicinamibacteria bacterium genome window below encodes:
- a CDS encoding ABC transporter ATP-binding protein — translation MLEVRDLVKEYPSPSGPLSVLKGITLELSPGDALSIMGPSGGGKSTLLFILGALDIPTSGSVRLDGTDPFELPERELAEYRNSRVGFVFQDHCLLPQCSVLENVLAPTLVAPRAGYRSRAQALLSRVGLGERLAHRPSELSGGEKQRVAIARALIRDPRLVLCDEPTGNLDGKTASTVADLLLDLDRHEERMLIVVTHSVKLAERFPKQMGIVDGKLVAR, via the coding sequence GTGCTCGAGGTACGGGACCTCGTCAAGGAGTACCCGTCGCCATCGGGACCGCTCTCGGTTCTGAAGGGGATCACGCTCGAGCTCTCACCCGGCGACGCGCTCTCCATAATGGGTCCGTCGGGAGGAGGCAAGAGCACGCTGCTGTTCATCCTGGGAGCACTCGATATACCCACGTCGGGATCGGTGCGGCTCGACGGCACCGATCCTTTCGAGCTCCCCGAGCGAGAGCTCGCCGAGTACAGGAACTCGCGAGTGGGTTTCGTTTTTCAGGACCACTGCCTCCTCCCCCAGTGCTCGGTGCTCGAGAACGTGCTCGCGCCGACTCTCGTCGCCCCCCGAGCCGGCTACCGCTCGCGCGCCCAGGCGCTGCTTTCGCGGGTAGGCCTCGGGGAGCGGCTCGCGCACCGTCCTTCGGAGCTCTCGGGTGGTGAGAAGCAGAGGGTTGCGATCGCGCGCGCCCTCATCCGCGACCCACGACTCGTGCTGTGCGACGAACCGACGGGAAACCTCGATGGCAAGACGGCGAGCACCGTGGCCGACCTGCTTCTCGACCTCGACCGACACGAGGAGCGCATGCTGATCGTCGTGACTCACAGCGTAAAGCTCGCCGAGCGGTTCCCGAAGCAGATGGGGATCGTCGATGGCAAGTTGGTGGCGCGTTGA
- a CDS encoding aldehyde dehydrogenase family protein, translating to MMRIPVLRWGEAYESLETDPVVHFETGEKLAEVSLANGGLIQRDMRKAQRARDLLREHSPYELLDKIKKAAKLYMEATLPLGDGTQTPDEFVRYQSATTGLPEHMCRANMEKNHFVLTHMDEVLDALTRGLDLEILSAGHGLEKRGVPLSYQAQTPVLGLVLPSNSPGVHTLWLPVIPLQIGLVFKPGPQEPWTPYRMTEAFFQAGIPREAISIYPGLGDIGAAVLASCPRSLIFGGTPTVERYRNDPRVQPHGPGFSKILIGDDVVDEWEKYFDVMVDSILVNSGRSCISCSGIWASRNTEEIADALARRLGPITPLPPDDPESALAAFTVPGVAEAISGEIDQHLSEPGAEEVTVRHRGDSTDRLVKRERCDYLRPTIIHCESGQKWLANKEYMFPFASVVRCPQEQMIDAIGSTLVGTAITEDDGFRRRLLDAVNIDRLNLGPVPTIRLNWLQPHEGNIIDFLFRNRAYQEA from the coding sequence GTGATGCGCATTCCCGTACTGCGGTGGGGCGAAGCGTACGAGAGTCTCGAGACCGACCCGGTGGTCCATTTCGAGACGGGAGAGAAGCTGGCGGAAGTGAGTCTCGCCAACGGAGGCCTCATCCAGCGCGACATGCGGAAGGCGCAACGGGCACGCGACCTCCTCCGGGAGCATTCGCCTTATGAGCTTCTCGACAAGATCAAGAAAGCGGCCAAGCTCTATATGGAAGCGACGCTTCCCCTGGGCGATGGCACGCAGACTCCGGACGAGTTCGTTCGATATCAGTCGGCAACCACGGGCCTTCCCGAGCACATGTGTCGGGCAAACATGGAGAAGAACCATTTTGTCCTGACCCACATGGACGAGGTCCTCGACGCGCTGACCCGCGGCCTGGATCTCGAGATCTTGAGCGCCGGCCACGGTCTCGAAAAGAGGGGAGTGCCGCTCAGCTATCAGGCGCAGACGCCGGTGCTCGGTCTCGTGCTCCCGTCGAACTCTCCCGGTGTCCACACGCTGTGGCTTCCCGTCATTCCCTTGCAGATCGGTCTCGTCTTCAAGCCGGGTCCTCAGGAGCCGTGGACGCCCTATCGGATGACCGAAGCGTTCTTCCAGGCGGGGATCCCGCGCGAGGCGATCTCGATTTACCCGGGGCTCGGGGACATCGGTGCGGCCGTTCTGGCGAGCTGTCCGCGAAGCCTGATCTTCGGGGGTACGCCGACGGTGGAACGGTATCGAAACGACCCGCGCGTTCAGCCCCACGGCCCGGGGTTCAGCAAGATTCTCATTGGGGACGACGTCGTGGACGAGTGGGAGAAGTACTTCGACGTCATGGTCGACAGCATCCTGGTGAACAGCGGACGCAGCTGTATCAGCTGTTCCGGTATCTGGGCGTCGAGAAATACCGAGGAGATCGCCGACGCGCTCGCTCGGAGACTCGGCCCAATCACGCCTCTTCCGCCCGACGATCCAGAGAGCGCTCTCGCCGCCTTCACCGTGCCGGGTGTGGCCGAGGCCATCTCCGGCGAGATCGATCAGCATCTGAGCGAGCCGGGGGCCGAGGAAGTCACGGTCCGCCACCGCGGTGATTCGACCGATCGACTCGTCAAACGCGAGCGCTGCGATTACCTGCGGCCCACGATCATCCACTGCGAGTCGGGGCAGAAATGGCTCGCGAACAAGGAGTACATGTTTCCCTTTGCCTCGGTCGTGCGATGTCCTCAAGAGCAGATGATCGATGCGATCGGATCGACGCTCGTGGGAACCGCCATTACCGAGGATGATGGGTTCCGTCGCCGACTTCTCGACGCGGTGAACATCGATCGGTTGAATCTCGGCCCCGTTCCCACGATCCGACTCAACTGGCTCCAGCCTCACGAGGGTAACATCATCGATTTCTTGTTCCGCAACCGCGCCTATCAGGAGGCCTAG
- a CDS encoding glycosyltransferase, whose amino-acid sequence MKILSITAGAANMYCGSCLRDNALAAELMRQGHEVTLLPIYTPTRTDEDNVSEPRVLFGGINVYLQQNVPIFRRTPGFVDRLFDASWLMNLLGRLSVSTDPGKLGALTISTLKGEDGFQRKEVQRLASWLKAQYPPDVVVLPNSLLIGLAPSFARSLGRPIVCTLQGEDLFLDGLPAAERNEALELIRGQVPYVDGFVAVSHYYADYMGKLLSIPREKMAVVPLGINLQGYEPVTSSGEPLSIGYIARIAPEKGLHNLCEAYRLLRSRNDLPETRLRVAGYLGRQHRGYLARLTEEMDRAGLSREFQYHGVLGREEKIAFLRSLAIVSVPTDYEEPKGLFVLEAMACGVPVVQPDRGAFPELVSRTGGGRLVRAGDPIDLAESLADLLLNDEIRRELGRRAAAGVRRHYSVEQMANASVEIFERVIRGEALREREVAEAGALPR is encoded by the coding sequence TTGAAGATCCTCTCGATCACCGCGGGTGCGGCCAACATGTACTGCGGGAGTTGTCTCAGGGACAATGCGCTCGCGGCCGAGCTCATGCGCCAGGGCCACGAGGTGACGCTTTTACCCATCTACACGCCCACCCGAACAGACGAGGACAACGTGAGCGAGCCGCGCGTCCTGTTCGGAGGGATCAACGTCTACCTTCAGCAGAACGTTCCCATCTTCCGGCGGACACCTGGATTCGTCGATCGCCTTTTCGACGCCAGCTGGCTCATGAACCTCCTGGGCCGCCTTTCGGTCTCGACCGACCCGGGAAAGCTCGGCGCTCTCACCATATCGACGTTGAAAGGGGAAGATGGATTCCAGAGGAAAGAGGTCCAGAGGCTCGCCTCGTGGTTGAAGGCACAATACCCGCCTGATGTCGTGGTATTGCCGAACTCGCTCCTCATCGGGCTGGCGCCGTCGTTCGCCCGGTCGCTGGGACGGCCCATCGTGTGTACCCTTCAGGGAGAGGACCTCTTCCTCGACGGACTCCCGGCGGCCGAGCGAAACGAAGCGCTCGAGCTCATCCGAGGGCAGGTCCCATACGTCGACGGGTTCGTGGCAGTGAGCCATTACTACGCCGACTACATGGGAAAGCTTCTCTCCATCCCTCGAGAGAAGATGGCCGTCGTTCCTCTAGGAATCAACCTCCAGGGCTACGAGCCGGTAACGTCATCGGGGGAACCCCTGTCCATCGGTTACATCGCGCGGATCGCTCCGGAGAAGGGTCTCCACAATCTCTGCGAAGCCTACAGACTGCTGAGATCGCGTAACGACCTGCCCGAGACGCGGCTTCGGGTAGCCGGTTACCTGGGTCGTCAGCATCGCGGCTATCTCGCTCGGCTGACGGAAGAGATGGATCGCGCGGGCTTGTCCCGAGAGTTCCAGTATCACGGCGTTCTGGGACGCGAGGAGAAGATCGCCTTTCTCCGCTCGCTGGCCATCGTCTCCGTACCCACGGACTACGAAGAGCCGAAAGGGCTTTTCGTCCTCGAGGCGATGGCGTGCGGCGTACCCGTGGTGCAGCCCGATCGAGGTGCTTTTCCCGAGCTCGTCTCGCGGACGGGTGGCGGCCGCCTGGTTCGAGCGGGTGACCCAATCGACCTTGCTGAGAGCCTTGCCGACCTTCTCTTGAATGACGAGATTCGCCGTGAGCTCGGTCGGCGTGCCGCGGCGGGAGTGCGCCGGCACTACAGTGTCGAGCAGATGGCGAACGCCTCGGTGGAGATATTCGAGCGAGTGATCCGAGGTGAAGCGTTGCGCGAGCGAGAGGTCGCAGAAGCAGGAGCGTTGCCCCGTTGA
- a CDS encoding N(4)-(beta-N-acetylglucosaminyl)-L-asparaginase produces MTKKLSRREFVRTGAAAAGLAASASTTFGAAPTMITQQSVKPLVIASGNGNRFKNGGPETCVEKAFRLITEGKDVLESLIAGVNLVELDPEDAGVGYGGLPNADGVVQLDSCCMHGPKKRAGGVAGIEGVRTPSLVAHAVMEHTDHHLLVGQGAQAFARNMGFDIEDDLNTEKSRKLWLEWKRRIDPEHYLDPGKRAQAGYAAGLDMLREGLIDEDHFFGTINCDGISPGGDICGVTTTSGLAWKIPGRVGDSPILGAGLYVDGEVGAAGSTGRGEANLYGLCSFFIVEEMRRGRHPKDAAMEALRRVKENTVEKRLLNERGLPSFGLSFYVLNAKGEHAGVSMYAGERSTFARCTENGPESVPLEPFLEGNPTD; encoded by the coding sequence ATGACCAAGAAGCTCAGCCGACGAGAGTTTGTACGAACCGGAGCCGCTGCAGCGGGACTTGCCGCGAGTGCAAGCACAACTTTTGGCGCCGCGCCGACGATGATCACCCAGCAGTCGGTGAAACCCTTGGTCATCGCGTCGGGCAATGGCAATCGCTTCAAGAACGGGGGTCCGGAGACCTGCGTCGAAAAAGCCTTTCGTCTGATAACGGAAGGGAAGGACGTGCTCGAGAGCCTCATTGCCGGCGTCAATCTGGTCGAGCTGGATCCCGAGGATGCGGGAGTAGGCTACGGCGGCCTCCCGAACGCCGACGGCGTCGTCCAGCTCGACTCGTGCTGCATGCACGGGCCCAAGAAACGTGCCGGCGGCGTCGCCGGAATCGAGGGCGTACGCACTCCCTCGCTAGTCGCCCACGCGGTCATGGAGCACACCGATCATCACCTTCTCGTCGGCCAGGGGGCCCAGGCTTTCGCCCGTAACATGGGGTTCGACATCGAGGACGACTTGAACACCGAGAAATCCCGCAAGCTCTGGCTCGAGTGGAAGCGCCGGATCGATCCCGAGCACTACCTCGATCCGGGAAAGCGCGCTCAAGCAGGTTACGCGGCCGGCCTCGACATGCTCCGAGAAGGCCTCATCGACGAGGATCACTTCTTTGGAACAATCAACTGCGATGGAATCAGCCCGGGCGGCGATATCTGCGGCGTCACGACCACGAGTGGACTCGCGTGGAAGATCCCCGGGCGTGTGGGGGACTCGCCGATCCTCGGTGCCGGGCTCTATGTCGACGGAGAGGTCGGCGCCGCAGGCTCCACCGGCCGCGGCGAGGCGAACCTGTACGGGCTGTGCTCGTTCTTCATCGTCGAGGAGATGCGGCGCGGTCGCCATCCCAAGGACGCGGCGATGGAGGCCCTGCGCCGCGTCAAGGAGAACACGGTCGAAAAGAGACTCCTGAACGAGCGCGGACTACCGAGCTTCGGCCTGAGCTTCTACGTGCTCAACGCAAAGGGAGAGCACGCCGGCGTGTCGATGTACGCGGGCGAGCGCTCCACGTTCGCCCGGTGTACCGAGAACGGTCCCGAGTCGGTTCCCCTCGAGCCGTTCCTGGAGGGGAATCCGACTGACTGA
- a CDS encoding MFS transporter, with amino-acid sequence MAAPTLSQDTVCRRTPTFWKSIFVPFGAGYFVSQLLRSINAVVSADLIEEFELGAWAVGLLTSAYFLSFALAQLPVGLALDRFGPRRTESALLLFAGVGAFVFSYAETTFGLVGGRALIGLGVSACLMAAFHAFALWAPRERLHFLSGSVMAVGASGALTATTPVEWAVGAVGWRALFRGIGGVTIACALFLFWAVPEKPQNQAERLRNLIGVARQVFASRVFWSVAPFSVAHQGAYLSIQSLWAGPWLRDVAGLTRAEVADHLLILALGMAVGFVALGYLAARFARQGLSTITVWVGAALVFETAQLAIALGWTTAAWLLWLLFGTFGAAGMLSYGILTIRFPLTMAGRVNTAVNVLVFSGAFALQAGIGAVITWWTMPGEPYSADGYRAALLGVLALQLACLAWLIATRRWRDEQADE; translated from the coding sequence ATGGCGGCCCCGACCCTTTCCCAAGACACAGTATGCCGGCGCACCCCGACGTTCTGGAAGAGTATTTTCGTTCCCTTCGGAGCAGGATATTTCGTCTCGCAGCTTCTGCGCTCGATCAATGCCGTCGTTTCCGCGGATCTGATCGAAGAATTCGAACTCGGAGCTTGGGCGGTCGGGCTACTCACCAGCGCCTATTTTCTGAGCTTCGCGCTAGCACAGCTGCCCGTCGGCCTCGCGCTCGACCGATTCGGTCCCCGCCGTACTGAATCAGCCTTGCTCCTCTTCGCTGGCGTCGGCGCATTTGTCTTCTCATATGCGGAAACGACTTTCGGTCTCGTCGGAGGCCGCGCGCTCATCGGACTCGGCGTTTCCGCGTGCCTCATGGCGGCATTTCATGCTTTCGCTCTCTGGGCACCCCGGGAAAGGCTCCATTTCCTGAGTGGGTCGGTGATGGCGGTCGGCGCATCGGGCGCTCTCACGGCGACGACTCCCGTCGAATGGGCCGTCGGTGCCGTCGGGTGGCGAGCCCTGTTCCGGGGCATTGGTGGAGTCACGATCGCCTGTGCGTTATTTCTCTTTTGGGCGGTTCCCGAGAAACCGCAAAACCAAGCGGAGCGGCTCCGGAATCTGATCGGAGTCGCGCGCCAGGTTTTTGCCAGCCGCGTGTTCTGGAGCGTGGCGCCGTTCTCGGTGGCGCACCAGGGCGCTTACCTTTCGATTCAGAGCCTCTGGGCGGGTCCGTGGCTCAGAGACGTAGCCGGGCTTACGAGAGCGGAGGTCGCCGACCATCTGCTGATCCTCGCCCTCGGTATGGCAGTCGGCTTCGTCGCCCTCGGCTACCTGGCCGCGCGATTCGCGCGGCAGGGCCTGTCGACGATCACGGTTTGGGTCGGGGCCGCGCTCGTCTTCGAGACGGCGCAGCTCGCGATTGCGCTTGGCTGGACGACGGCCGCGTGGCTGCTTTGGCTCCTCTTCGGAACGTTCGGTGCCGCGGGGATGTTGAGCTACGGCATTCTGACGATACGTTTTCCGCTCACCATGGCGGGACGGGTCAACACCGCCGTCAACGTGCTGGTTTTCTCCGGAGCCTTTGCCCTCCAAGCAGGCATCGGCGCCGTCATTACCTGGTGGACGATGCCGGGCGAGCCCTACTCGGCCGACGGCTATCGGGCGGCGCTCCTCGGCGTCCTCGCGCTGCAGCTCGCTTGTCTGGCGTGGCTCATCGCGACGCGACGCTGGCGCGATGAGCAGGCTGATGAATAA
- the amrS gene encoding AmmeMemoRadiSam system radical SAM enzyme, which translates to MGIASVVPTRYWHRLEDGRVQCDVCPRLCKLHEGQRGMCFVRARENDAIVLTTYGRSSGFCVDPIEKKPLNHFYPGSAILSFGTAGCNLACRFCQNWDISKSREQQRLADEASPDAIASAAGNLGCKSVAFTYNDPVIFLEYAVDVADACRERGIKSVAVTAGYMTAAPRRELYEHIDAANVDLKAFTERFYKNVCAGHLEAVKETLSYLKHETKVWLEITTLLIPGENDSSAELDRMTRWVVEALGPDVPLHFTAFHPDWKMLDHPPTPATTLTRARRIALENGVRYAYTGNVHDKEGGSTYCHQCGEILIGRDWYELSEWNLVDSGRCRSCGARCAGVFEAKPGSWGAKRLPVRIAESIV; encoded by the coding sequence GTGGGTATCGCGAGCGTCGTTCCGACGAGATACTGGCACCGACTGGAAGACGGCCGGGTGCAATGCGACGTATGCCCTCGATTGTGCAAGCTCCACGAAGGTCAGCGAGGCATGTGTTTCGTCCGAGCGCGCGAGAACGACGCGATCGTGCTCACGACCTACGGCCGGTCGAGTGGATTCTGCGTCGATCCGATCGAGAAAAAACCGTTGAACCACTTCTATCCCGGAAGCGCCATACTCTCCTTCGGGACCGCGGGGTGTAATCTCGCGTGCCGATTCTGCCAGAACTGGGATATCAGCAAGTCACGGGAACAGCAACGGCTCGCCGACGAGGCTTCGCCCGATGCCATCGCTTCGGCCGCGGGGAACCTCGGCTGCAAGAGCGTCGCTTTCACCTACAACGACCCCGTCATATTTCTCGAGTACGCGGTCGACGTCGCCGATGCTTGTCGAGAGCGCGGCATCAAGAGCGTTGCGGTGACCGCCGGCTACATGACCGCGGCGCCGCGGCGTGAGCTCTATGAGCACATCGACGCCGCGAACGTCGACCTCAAGGCGTTCACCGAGCGATTCTACAAGAACGTATGCGCCGGTCACCTGGAGGCGGTGAAAGAGACCCTCTCGTATCTGAAGCACGAAACGAAGGTCTGGCTCGAGATCACCACGCTGCTCATACCGGGTGAGAACGACTCTTCCGCCGAGCTCGACCGGATGACGAGGTGGGTCGTGGAAGCACTCGGTCCGGACGTGCCCCTGCATTTCACGGCCTTTCACCCCGATTGGAAGATGCTCGACCATCCGCCGACGCCCGCTACGACGCTCACGCGGGCACGGCGGATTGCCCTCGAGAACGGGGTGCGCTACGCGTACACCGGCAACGTCCACGACAAAGAGGGTGGAAGTACCTATTGTCACCAATGCGGTGAGATTCTCATCGGGCGCGACTGGTACGAACTGTCGGAATGGAACCTGGTGGATTCCGGTCGCTGCCGTTCCTGCGGGGCTCGGTGTGCCGGCGTTTTCGAGGCGAAGCCGGGCTCGTGGGGCGCGAAGAGGCTCCCGGTCCGGATCGCCGAGTCAATCGTGTGA
- a CDS encoding DUF6116 family protein, translating to MDATGREERLGFIRRYASRLSFPKLFVVFLVLFVADLFFPDPIPFLDEAILGTLAVMLGMWRDRREEKKGRLPQTR from the coding sequence GTGGACGCGACCGGAAGAGAAGAGCGCCTCGGGTTCATCCGCCGCTACGCATCCCGACTCAGCTTTCCAAAGCTCTTCGTCGTTTTTCTCGTCTTGTTCGTGGCCGATCTCTTCTTCCCCGATCCGATCCCATTCCTCGATGAAGCCATCCTCGGAACCCTCGCCGTCATGCTCGGCATGTGGCGCGACCGACGTGAAGAGAAGAAGGGGCGTCTTCCTCAAACTCGGTAA
- a CDS encoding dienelactone hydrolase family protein, with product MGEDIALEASDGHELRAYRASPAGKPNGGIVVLQEIFGVNAHIREVADGFSASGYLVLAPSLYDRSSRKNVRLGYSEDDIVEGRRLREEFSSEDSIRDVGAAADALRSENLKVGVVGYCWGGSIAFLAAVRLPLDAAVVYYGGQIMPHVNERELCPLLMHFGSRDASIPLSDVEAIRNAHPDAAVHLYDADHGFNCNYRSQFDQSASTLARERTLAFFASHLARMGPK from the coding sequence ATGGGAGAAGACATTGCACTCGAGGCCTCCGACGGACACGAGCTCAGGGCCTATCGGGCCTCACCCGCGGGGAAGCCGAATGGCGGCATCGTCGTTCTGCAAGAGATCTTCGGCGTCAACGCACACATTCGTGAGGTCGCGGACGGTTTCTCGGCGAGCGGATACCTCGTTCTCGCCCCGTCCTTGTACGACCGAAGCTCGAGGAAGAACGTGAGACTCGGCTATTCGGAGGACGATATCGTGGAGGGACGAAGGCTCCGCGAGGAATTCTCGTCGGAGGACTCGATTCGGGACGTCGGCGCTGCCGCCGATGCGCTTCGCTCCGAGAATCTGAAGGTCGGGGTGGTCGGCTACTGCTGGGGCGGATCCATCGCCTTTCTCGCCGCCGTGCGCCTGCCGCTCGACGCTGCGGTCGTGTACTACGGCGGACAGATCATGCCCCACGTCAACGAGAGGGAGCTCTGTCCCCTGCTCATGCATTTCGGATCGCGCGACGCATCCATACCGTTGAGCGACGTCGAGGCGATACGAAATGCTCATCCCGACGCGGCCGTGCATCTCTACGATGCCGATCACGGTTTCAACTGCAATTACCGCTCCCAGTTCGACCAGTCGGCTTCCACTCTGGCCCGGGAACGAACGCTTGCCTTCTTTGCCAGCCACCTCGCCCGAATGGGCCCCAAGTAA